The sequence TTGGAAAAGGATCCTTTACTCGATCTGAATGTGTTGGGGAACGTATCGATGACTATTCATAATGGAAAGATCTTTACTAAAGAAAAATTATTGCCGGTGACACCGGAGATACTCGCACAGCAACAACTGAATGCGTATAATGCGGGGAACCTGGAAGCTTTTCTGGCGCCTTATAGTGATAGTGTGAAGATCTATGATCAGGCAAGTGGTAAATTGTTACTGGAAGGTAAAGAGGCGATGAGGAAAAGTTATGGACCGCTTTTTAAAGCAGCACCGGAATTACATTGTCAGATGGTGAAGAGGATTGTGGCAGGGAATACAGTAGTGGATGAGGAACGGGTAACGGGGATAAAAGATAAGGCGCTGACAGCGGTAGTGATTTATACTATTGATCACGATAAAATAGTGAAAGTTGCAATGGCGATGTAGGATTGTTGCAGTGGGATAGTGTAAATTGATTGCTTTATTACCTTCAAAATAACATGTATGAAAAAGCAACAAGCGAAAAAGCTGAACCTGCAGAAGATTAAAATTGCAAATCTGAATGTGAGTAAAGGTGAGAAGAATGTAGCGCCGACTACTACGGTTTGGTTGAGTTTGAGGAATCTTTGCTGAGTGATCAAATCATTGTCAAAATGAGAATGGGATTGGCTTAAAAGTCAATCCCATTCTCATTTTTTGTGCAATATCATTCATTATTATGGACTTTAAAAAAAACATACGACATTTGAAAGAAATGAAAAAGCCCGCCATCCGACCAAAGATAAAACGGGCTTTTATTTTGTAACCTGCAGGGCCGTAACCCTGCAAAAAATTTGAGATAATGAAAAAGAAACGAAAACCTCCGCGATGTTTTTGGGAGGTATTCCCTATTATTTTAAAATTGTTACCGGTCATTATTGATTTATTACACAATCATCGATGGTAACAGAAAAATTTAATTACATTCATCATAAACGGCCTGGGAATTCCTTCCTGGGCCTTTTCTATTTCATTGATACCAAAGATAAGAATATATTCATAATTACACTCCGATTATCAACTCAGAAAATATTTATACAAAAATGATAATTTCAATATCATATCCAATTTAATTTCGCCAACATCAGCAAGCTATTTTGCAGCTTTTTTTTCTTCAATCATTCTCTCAGCAAGATGAATAAGGTCTTCATTATAATATTTATTCTCTTTATCAAACGCAGCCCAAACGGTATTTCTATGGAATGGTCTGCCATCTTCTCTCAATTCACCACTACGCTCTTCAATAGCTTTAAGAGTGATCCGATAGTTTTTCAATTTAGCTCGAACAATCCCCTTCTTTACTTTTTGCTGGCGGGTGGTTAATACGGACATGAGTAATTTTTATATTTATATTTGCTAAAATCTCACTGTGAAAATCACTATGGAAAATACTGTGATAAATACCGTGAAATTCACTTTGGACGTGATAAAATAAGATTTAAATTCATCAAATTATTCAACGTGAAATTACAGTTTTTCTGTATAAAAATAAAAAATCACTATGGCAGCAAACCAGCTAACTGAACGGTTTATAGACCTTTTTAATATCCTGAAAAAAATTAAAGGACTTCCTGCTAACAAAATTTTAGCTTCAGAACTGGGATATAAAACTGGAAATTCAATCACTGAAATCTCAAAAGGAAGGCAGAATATTACATTAAAAGCAGTTCAGGCTTTCTGTGATATTTACGGAAAAAAATATGGTTTTTCTATTGACTATTTTATTAGAAGTGAAGGAAGCCAATCAGAAATAAAAACCTTGATCGAAGAAGAAAGAATTACACGCGAATTTTATATGGATCAATTTGCTGAACTAAAAATGGAGCTTGCCGAGTTAAAAGGCCAATCATTCTCCCGGGAAGATTATAGAAAAAAACTATCAGCAAAATTAAAGGCCAAACTTCAGGGGGATTAAATATTACATCAACTCCAACTCCTCCCCTGTCAAACCATAAAACAAATTCTGCAACTGATGCACATACACCATTGACCTCCCATACGGCACCAACCCTGCCGGTGACTCTGCCAGCATTTGAAAAGAATACCCCTCATCCCGGATATAAACACTATCCTTGTGCGTATACCGATAAGAATATACGTTGATATCCTCCCCATACTCCCGCTCCCCCCTCACAAAACCCAACGCATTCAACTGATCCACCTCCAACTTTAACGGATTCACTTTTGCCAATGGCAACTTGCTTTTCGGCAGACAGGAATTATAGACATACCCTTCCAATATACCTTCTATTTTGAAAGTAGTTTCATTCATATACAAATCATAGTAATAAACTAAATTCCCCACACGGATGTCTGTATCTGCTATCATTTACAAAACTTTGTTATGCAATTATAGGTATTTTGTCTATTTTGACGACCTACTAATTTTAATTATTGATGCCCACTATCAGAACAATGGAACAGCGAGACAATAGCGCACTCGCAAAAATAATCAGGGACATCTTCATTGAATTCGACGCACCTTTGATCGGAACAGTTTATGACGATCCGAATACAGATAGATTGTATGAAGTTTTCCAACACCCCGGATGTGTTTATTATTTAGCAGAAGAAAATGGAGAAGTATTAGGAGGATGTGGATTGTACCCTACAGATGGATTGCCGGATAAATGTGCAGAACTCGTGAAGTTTTATCTTTCTCCTGCAGCACGTGGAAAAGGATTAGGGAAAATATTAATGGAGCAGGCTATTGCCGCGGCACCCGGATTGGGATATAAGCAGATCTATTTAGAAACATTTGATCAACTGGCGACTGCGGTGGGAATGTATGAGAAAGCAGGATTTAGAACACTGGAAAAACCGATGGGAAATTCAGGACATTATAATACCACCCTGTGGATGATAATGGACGTGAAATAAACAAACCAGTTTTGCCATAAATGGCAAAACCGGTTTACTTTAAAGGACGTTTCTTTGTATCCGGCACCCTATATTTCTTTTCAGGA is a genomic window of Chitinophaga sp. LS1 containing:
- a CDS encoding GNAT family N-acetyltransferase; this encodes MPTIRTMEQRDNSALAKIIRDIFIEFDAPLIGTVYDDPNTDRLYEVFQHPGCVYYLAEENGEVLGGCGLYPTDGLPDKCAELVKFYLSPAARGKGLGKILMEQAIAAAPGLGYKQIYLETFDQLATAVGMYEKAGFRTLEKPMGNSGHYNTTLWMIMDVK